The following DNA comes from Sorex araneus isolate mSorAra2 chromosome 5, mSorAra2.pri, whole genome shotgun sequence.
CTGATTATTATTTTAgcattattctgtttttttttttttttgtggaaaaggtctacttctctatgctcagagatcactcctggaagtattctAGTTCTATAGTGGGGATCCAAACCAGTCATCCCAACTGTGcactcaaaatattttctaaattgaaggagaaccccccccccgccacacatacacacatgcacatgactTGTTACTAGTAGATGTATGAAATTCAAAAGGAAGAGAACTAATTTCACAGCTGAGGGCTACATGTAAATGCTGTTTGAGGGCTACTGCCAGCTATAAGCTTGGGAGACTATGCATTACTAGTGTTGGTACCAGATtgacatatacaaggcaagcatctataTTCCTGTATATACCTCCAATCCCTAGAAGGGACATTCTAAAGGACTTGAAGGTGCTAAACAATACCTCAGTCTATACCACAACAGTCTAAACAATACCTTAGCACTTTCAATGGAAAGTGCTAAAAACAGTATTTATGATGGAAAacatgaaatttgtttttaatctctttaaAAGAAATCTATAAAACCCCCAAATTGTATCAACATATTACATGGtcattatatatataacaaaatgtcTGATAACAGTAGACCAAAGGATCTGGGGATGAGCtaaatttacataatttaaattCCCTTTTACAGTCATGTACTTCCTAATGAGATGAGTACATTCTAAGAAATGCACAATTAGATGATTTTATTGTTACACAAGCATTAAGGAATGTATTTACACAAACTGATATGGTATTAGTCTATACATAGGGACTACCATTGTATATGTGGTCCCAGATAGACCAAAATGTTGTTTTGTAGCACATGAATATAATGCAATTGAAAGTGTTTTGCAAACTCTAGAGAAGTTATAtggacatttaaaaatgtataagtaCTTACCCCATATAGAAGatgaaaaaagtatattttaagtaGCCATATAAGTAACTAAATTAGATATATTTTAtcttctccccctcttcctttatAATGATAGGCAtcaaattcagacaacattcaagacaagtgctaCCCAACTTGATAACTAAAGtcttaaagaaattaaacaaaatgcTTAAAATACAACCATCATGTAAGCAAAAACAGAATGCAACCTTTTTTcccaaaatattcaaaaaatatttcctgagtCCTTAACATACTATATACTCTAtgaggctgggaggtggggaagaCGGAAGCCACAAAAGACCAGGACATGATATCACTGAGACAGTAAGCTAAGAGTCGTAACAGACATTGAAACTGATAACCATTCTATACTCCTTCACACTTAATTTCAGAATACAGACCATAGGCAGAAAATACACAGACAACATTAACACGTACTTTTCTAGGGACAGAGGATATATACTAATATTAACCCCTTCTCCATTTACACATTTCCCAAATTTTCAATAACTTCCCTAtgcttatttttcaaattgaaaaatagaaGTCACATTTCTCATAAAATGAAACATTACCCTGTTTAAGTTGGAGGTCTTTAAACTCATGTCTAAGATGCTTGTTTTCCTTTTCATAACcatgagaaaatgttctcttTCCTCTGTTAAGTTCCAAACATGGTGTGCATAATTttcaacctgaaaaaaaaaacaactccataGTTTCTTAGTCTTAATCTTATGGTTCATATTCTAAGTCCTATCCAAAATTTATTAAAGAGTCACTAAGAGGTTACTATTCTATCATGACTGTAGCATGAGCTATAATCAGAAAATCTCTCAGTTTTCCTTCAGTGTGGGTTTATCTCCCTTAAACTTCCTTCCAGCCATCTTCTGTTTTCAGATACCATTTTCAGTAATACCATAAGTTTTTAGAATAATAACTGTCAccgtcattgtcattgtcatcccgttgctcatcaatttgctcgagcagacaccagtaacgtctccattgtgagacttgttgttactgtttttggcatattgaatatgccacgcggagcttgccaggctctgccgtgcgggcagaatactctcagtatccTCCTCTCAGTATTTCAATTAATAAAATCACCACTGATATATGATTTCCCAAGCTGGAAACAAGGAGTTATCCTTTACCTCTTTTCATTTACCCTCCTATCAAAAAACAATCTATGAATTTGTtgattcttctttaaatatttttgtccataattaatttttaaattattttttaattaatgaattaccgtgagggtacagatacagatttacataatttcacacttgtgtttcagtcatacactgcttgagtacccatccctccaccagtgcccattctcctccactgatgaccccagcatccctcccaccgccccaacctcgcctctgtggcagggcattcccttttgttctctctctccttttgggtgttgcggtttgcaatggaggtactatATAGTacctatagtctgctttcagcatgcctcttccattccaagcgggtcctccaaccacactttacttggtgttcccttctctatctgaactgccttttcccctagtatTTGAGGCTGGCTTACAAGCCatgagcaaatctggtacttatttctactattcttgggtgttagtctcccattctgttgttttatattctgcagatgagtgcaattcttctatgcctatgagataccacctcacaccacagaaactggcacacatccaaaagaacaaaagcaatcgctgttggcatggatgtgggggaaagggactctcctatactgctggtgggaatgccgactgattgagcccttttggaaaacaatatggtcgcttctcaaaaaaattagaaattgagctcccatttgacccagcaataccacttctgggaataaaaccccagagaggcaaaaaggtatagtcaaaatgacatctgcacttgtatgttcatcacagcactgtttacaatagccagaatctggaaaaaacctgagtgcccgagaacagatggctgattaaagaaactttggtgcatcaacacaatggaatactatggaattccatatggaatactatgcagctgtcagaaaagatgaagtcatgaactttgcatataagtggatcaacatggaaagtatcatgctaagtgagatgatttagaaagagagagacagacatagaagaattgcacgcatctttggaatataaaacaacagtatGGGagtctttaaacatttttaaataaatcattttacaaTTCATTCTTTCCATATGTAAAATTGCTGCCTTGGCTTAGGCCATATTTACTGTTTTCCCTGTTTAGAATAATAGCATGTTTAACTGATGCCCCTGTTGCCAGGCATGGCAGTGATCAGAAAAAGTTCTCCAACTGATTGTCTGGCAAAGTCTGTGCACTTAATGTCCCTACTGCTTCAGGAAAGGGACGGACCAAAACCCTTAATCTGGGGTCAGAGATGTGTCACCATATATGTCACAGTCTGGTTGCTACCTGTCCACCAGACTTATTTTCTACACTATTTTGCCATTAGCCTTTTCGACCAATATATTTATTGATCCCATCaagcttcttttatttccttgactTTGGACATTTGGGTCCCTCTATCTGAACTGTTCTGCTCTTACCGCTATGACATCTCAGAACAAACACCTTGGACCATAGAAATAGTTCAGAGTGGGGagatacctgccttgcacatggtccagcTGGGTTCAGACCTGGGCACCACATCTCGTTTCTGAGCACtaccctggagtgatccctgtacacagagccaggagtaactcttgaacaCAAttaggtgtggcctcccaaacagaaaacaaacaaaaagtcaaaacatTTTTCCAATGTATTTGAGACCCAGTGATTGAGTAATTTAAAAATCCTGAAACACCCCCCTGccaaaagaaaaccccaaaaggggttggagcaatagcacagcagataggcatttgccttgcacaaggccaacccgggttcaattcccagcatcccatagtcccctgagaaacgccaggattaattcctgagttcatgagctagggtgcattgctgggtgtgacccaaaaagcaaaaaaaaaaaaaaaaaaaaaaatcccaaaaaacccaaacacagaTCTCAGATCTCAGAGTAATATAAGTTCACTCTTTGAATTACGTATGTTCATAGATGAAAGATATTTATTGCCTTAAAAATCCACTCcctgaatgccctgccactgaggtggggtgggggtggtgggagggatgttgggaacactggagggggagaatgggcactggtggagggatgggtaaacgatcactgtatgactgtaatgcaaacacaaaagtttgtaagtttataactgtacctcatggtgattcactaataaaataaataaataaataaaatccactcCCTGGAAAGAGTGCTTTGTGGCCTCAAAAAACTAGATTAAGGGTGAGATAGTAAGTATGTCAAATCAAAATAagagacaaaaaattaaatgggaaaagGATGAAGGGAATGACAGATGAGCCACTTCTACTTGTTTTATTTCCCCTGTCAGGCCCTCCAACTTCCAGGAAGATATGTCATGCACATCTCTTGGCTCCAAGTTTTCGATAACTTTGAATCCCACAGTCTGCCTGATAACAGAGAGCAGTCATGAAAACAGAACTAGGTAGCCTGATTATTCATCCTaaaccttctttcttccttctgtgcaaATATAAGTTCAAATTTACAGATATCCCAAATACAATCCACATCTCTTTTCaattcttaaaataagaaaattcttttaaaaagttaaaaacaatgtagcttacaatatttaaatttaaatgcccaaaatataaaacgaagtaaaaaacaaagacaaacaggAACAATCTTCTTCCCTGGAAATGGGTCCTCTAAACGCATTTCCCCTTCATTTTCAAAACACTCGATTTGGAGAAATTTCCAGAATCAATTTACTAGCGTGGTGCTTCTACAGTCTAGCCTCTAGTTTTTTCAAGATAGAAAGCATGCTACAAGGCAGCTGCAGAGAAAAATCTGCCAAATATTTCCCAGGCCGAGAACTTGAAACACGTAACTACATCGTAGCAAGAAAGGTGACAGAAATGGTGGAGATGTACCGGCATTCAAGTAACGTGCAGAATCAGCAAGAAAGGGTGAAAATGGCTGTGGACAGGGCAGGCTGATAAAACTGGTTCCCAGGGGCCAGGCTGATCATACTAGCAGGTAGGGGGTCTGGGCccacgtgggttcgatccccggcagcctatatggtcccctagcaccaccaggagtgcgaaacccggagtaagccctgagcatcgccaggtgtgtcctaaaaagcaaagcaaaacgaaacaacaacaaaccccaaacagATGCCCAAGGAGACGGGAAGCGGGTGGACCGGGTGCAACCTGGAGGGCAGGTAAGTGACCTGATGACCTCGGAGGTTGCGGGTGGACGCAGAAGGCCTCCAGAGCGTCACTGAGGTTCCAAGTTCTGCAGGATGAACGTAGGACGAAAACTCCCACCAAACCCGTGCCGGAAGCACCCGTCAGAACACGGCCGTGCTCCGTCCAGGGGCCTGCAGCCAGGCCAGCGGAGGCTCGGTGCCCTGGGTGAGGCCTGGCCCCCGGACGCCGCCGCCTGCGACGGGCCGGCTCCCCGCCTGCCAAGCCGAGAGCACCTACCCTACACGCCGAAGACGCGCCGCCCGCGCTCCGGGGCAGCGGCCGCCTGGTCCCACACGCCGGGAAGCCTCTTCAGGCCCAGGGACTCGGACCCGGGGCtcgcagggccgggccgggagaGGCTCTGGCCCTGGACCTGGGGTCACTCGCTCCCATGCTGGGGAGAGCCGCGGCGGGGATGGACGGTGAGAGGGTCGCGCGAGGAGTCGCTCTTCTCCCGGAGGCCCGGGCGGGAAGCCCAGGACCCCGCGACGGGCGAGCCCCTGGTCGCCCGGCCGCCCGCAGCAGGTGCCTAGGGAGCCTCGGGCGTCATGGCAACCGCGCGGGTCGCAGAGACGCCGAGGCGTCAGCCGGGCGGGAACCATAGAAACGACGCACGCCGGGGGCtggcggcgcgcggggcgggtCTTCCGGTGAGGCCGGCTTTAAGCAGTATACCATTGGCTCCCGAGCTGCGGGGCGGGGCGTTCCCGGCGGCTACGGTCCATTCTATTGGGTGTGCAGTAACCACGGTAACACCACGACGCGGGACACCGCGCACCTGGCTTTTAGCTTCCAGACTTCATCTAGAGTCAATCCTGggattctgatttatttttctagaattcGACTTTTAAAAGGAGAAGCCGCTAAGTCAGAagttggttgttttttggttctttttaaaattttattttcgtCTTGgtccacacccggcggtgctcaggaattactcttattactcctggctctgcactcagggatcactcctgacaggctcaggggaccatatgggaagccaaggctcgaaccagggttgaccgcgtgcaaatgccctctccgctgtactatccGCTTAGGCCCGTCGGTCAGAAGTTCTGAGTTTTAGGTCTCGCTCTGACCCTCTCTATCTGAGACACATATACTATCCGGGGTACACGTTTAGCTCGTGCTAAAGTGCACCCGTGACTATGCAGGGAAGGAACCATGCAGCGAGAGGATGGAATCTGGGATGCCATCCTGTACATTGAGCCATCATTTTCTGACCCCTCACCACACTTTCGGACCCGACTTGCTATTGTAAAGgtgaaaaaattaaactttattagAATTAACTTGATGGCTGAAGTCCTTTATAAGTCCTGAACATTGAATATTCTACTTAGGCGAATCTTATGTACACTCCTCCTACCTCATGCAAAATAACAATTTCTAAATGACACAAATGTTAGTATTGGCTCTATTTATATATTGATTACATATTATATTGCAAGATTTGAGTTGGTGCGTTGAAACTTAGTTTTACTCAAGTTGTGCAGACCCTTACTCTCTGGTATTCCAAACACAGTATTTACCTTTCTTAGTCTTGTTCCGGTTTCCCAAGGATCCTTCCCAAAGCTTCTCTAGTGCTACATTCATTATCCGAATATAAGCAATTTATCCCTTATTTTCTGAACTGCTGCAACCTCTctcattccaaagcccttccaacTGTGTTTTGCTGCTGTTGGGGGTTGGTtagccgttttttttttttttctgatctaaAATGTGACTGCCATCACTTTAGTCCTCCATGTCAGTTCAAGGACACTTCTCACTTCCTCAGGAAAGCAGTCTTTGTTTCTCCTAATCTATATCAAGTTTATTTGTTCTCATTAACTCATGTTCCTTTTGGTCACATTTTCTTCACACATTTCCAGTTTCTGTTAAACAAAAAACTTCTGTAAATTTTACATATGAAAATACTAATTTAAGTGTTCTGAGGAAACAGCTGAAAGGGAAATACTTAAATTTCACACATGGTTGTTTTTGAGCATTAATAAGACAGAATTCCAAAGGAagttatgttaaaaaaaacaaatcatttttaacTACATATGTCTTCATTGTACACTCAAAGATGATAATTGCCATCATTATTCATATGAAGATATAAATGTGGGGAAGAACATCAGAATCTTTTGCTGCCTACATCAGTACTGCAGCCACTGCCAATAAGTAGCCTGCTGCTTGTGAGGTTTTGCCAACTGGACcttaagttaatttaaaaatatcatccaATGGTACTACTCGTTCCAGGACAGTCCTGATTGCTAGTTTTTTTCTATGTGCAAGGTCACATTTCTGATTCAATAAAGTATTTCAGTGAATATTGTTAAAATCTTTCAACTCTAATGTTTTGGACCAGGAAACCGCTTAGAGGGCTGGAGTACACATTTCACACTGTAGGAACCCTAGATTTGATCCTTGATGCCACATGATCCCCTTGTGCATGGCTGGTAGTAACCGTCAAGCACTTATctgggagtagtctctgagcactgccaagtatagccTCAAAGTCCAAAGCCCAaagtgcatgcacatacacacacacactcttgtgtgTGTTAGGTTACAATGGTGTTAGGTACAATGTTAGATACAATACTCTGGACTATTCTTCCCTACTCCATAAAATATCACAAGTTATATTTTATGCCAAATGTAAATCACAGCACCTTTTGTTATTTAccgtgtgttttgttttttcaaattacAGGCTGCACCAATAATCTAGGAAATTTTTTTGAACCTCAATTCTTGTGTACTCCCAGCCCAAAGCCCAAAACAGAGGAGTTTTGAAAGCCTCTCAATAATTCAAAGACCAGGATACTGCCTTGCTAAGTGAGAAAATCCGGGCAACCACTTAATGTGTGTGATTCATGTGCCAGGCCTCACACTAATGCATTACAATGCtttatttaatcctcacagcAAATGGGATTACTTTGCAGAGATTTATTAATCCCATTATATAAAGAAATCTGGTCTATCTAGTAGAAATGACTCAAAAGCCCACTCTTATTAATGCTGCTTTAGGGAAGACATTACCATCTGCCCCTACCCAGTTCTAGGTTAAGTTTCAAAAGTAGTCCTAAATATCGAAATGGTAAATTAACCCAAATAAGAAGTCAATCTAGAAAAAGATGCAAAAAGCACATATAGTGGAAAGTTCAGCACTAGAGCAGTATTTCCCAAAGCAGGTGATACTGTGAGGTGGGGATGGAGGAAAGTGGAGTGCTGGAACCTGGAGTGTAGTGGTGTGGTGCAATTAGAGGATATTTTGTTTGCTCACTTAAAGAATAAAGATGTGCAGAGGTATACTGAggaattattttttctgaaaagtggTTAGCAGGTCAGCCAAATTTACGAACCTCTGCTGGATAGGTAATCTATCTTCAGGGAAGTGTATTTCTTGCTCCCATCCTCcataaattgaaaacaaaaacaaaacatccttTCTACTACATCAGTTTTTGGGCACATTGTTTattgcacttaattttttttatagattCATGTCCCAAACTACACACTTATTCATTTTTTGTATCCTCGTAATTCTCACAGCCTAGCATATAGTAAGTACCAACAAATGTtttgattttcaaagcaagatcatttttgtatccttctttattttcctgttttttgggtcacacccaatgatgctcaggggttactcctggctctgcactcaggaattactcttggcggtgctcgggggaccgtatgagatgttggagatcaaacttggatctgccgagtgcaaggcaaacactttctcCGGTGTCCTATCACTCCACTCTCCTTAATTCTTTTACAGTATGAAGATTTGATTTTTCAGCCCTCACATGTATATTTTGAGAGACAATTTCCAATAAGCTCCTTTGAAAAAAGTGAGAAACTGCTTGTGTTCATTTTCAAATTCAAGATCATATCCAGGCATATGTTAGCTGGTTCAGTCATAACGGTTTTGCCTTTGTTCTCATTTTCAGTAAGTATAAAATGGCCTTGAGAAGACAAACACCAAAGCAAAACTCCCTGAACATTAGTCACTGTTTTTTCCCTTCATTCTGAATTTACGAAAGCAAAGGACTTATTCTGATTCTCACCATTTGTCAGAGCCCTGGTCCAGTGAACAAGTTTTCATCCTCTATGAAAGGTTTTCTCAGTTTTTGTCACACATAAAAGCTGTGTGTCGAGACTTAAGATCATTCACTATCTTCTCTTCTATCTCTacacctttttcttcttcttcttctgacagTATTAACTTAGTTTCTGAGTCTTTGGTGACAATAACCACAAAAGATCTTCGTGACTCAAGGATATTAGCCACTACCACTTGATGCCGATAAACATCCAAAGCGTTCCGTGCCCGATCAATTACGATGGAAGGGTCAGTCTCCAACTTAAAGGAAATTACGAATGCTTTGGGAGCCCAGTCTTTAACCAAAGGAGAAAGCATTTTTGGTACCATCTTCATTGTTATCtgtattagaaaaagaaaaaacttaataaGCAAAGATCACTGACCCCCCAGGTCAATCTCATGAGGAACTAAGGAAGCAGGAACTCAAATAGTTTTGGCTGTTGATTTAAATGGCATTTCTAACAACTgggtttttaaaacaaataaaatgcttaGCTTAGAAACCTCGGTGCTGTAGGGTTCATAATTAGACCAAATTTAAAGGCTTTATAATGGAAGGCAAAGCACAGTGAGGGTTTTCTAATGATGCTCTAACCCCCATGAGCAGTCATCATTTAGAATCTTTAGAACTTCATTTTCCCAAACATcgtcctttattattattattgttattggtgtagggccacacctgccaatattcagggcttatacccaattctgtgttcagggatctctcttgcTGATTTTAggaagatcatatgtggtgccagggatggaaacagggccagctgtatgcaaggcaagcatctaaatCCCTCTTTCTGTCacctcctttatttttaaaataacctcCCTCAATGcaaatcattcattcatgcaAACATGATTTTGGCAGAAGCTCAATAAAattgtattgtttcttttttggcagtgtaggaatcaaacccagtaccTCACACATCCAAGGTAAGTGTTCTATAGCTGAGCAAATACcctagccctttgagctttcaAAATCACTCAGCACTGCTAGAATGATTGATTCCATTCGAAAAAACTGTCACACTCCTAACACAAGTTAGCACTGAGGAAAGAAAACTGATCTTTATTCTCACTTGATCAAAACTCCTACATATGGTTCTCCATACCTTCTAAGGGGTaggtgaattttgttttgtttttaatttttcaaataggAATTGAAAAATGAGGAGCAAGGTAAAGTTCCCAGAGATTGAAATATATGAAACCACTAGATTTCCCCACAATATGTTGTGAACAAGTATGATAGTGATGACACTGGCAATCACCACCGTTGGtttcttctgagcaccacctagcATGACATGTATTTGTGCTCAGGATTATTTCTagaaattctcaggggaccacagtgaGTTAGCAGAGGGGACAAGATGATTTATTCTCTCCTCTGAAGACTCTACACAGCACAAGGACaagttatgtatttttttcactgCTCTATTTCCAAGTCCTAGAATAAACCTAGCATAATAATAGGTACTCAACAGGAATCTGCTGGAGAAATGAACGAACGATCCTATAAAGTCAGCAAGTGTCCCACCAACAGTTTctcatacttatttatttttggactttgggacactccaggtgatgctcaagacgttaatcctggtggtgcacgggggaccatatgggatgttgatgATTAAACCCAGGATTGGCCACACGCAAAGCTAGAGCTGTACACGCTCTAGTATATCTCCTGcccatttttcatatttaaaaatctacCTTGTCACTCAATCAGGAACAAGAAGCCTCCAGATTCCAGGAGGCATCAACATCTCAAACCAcatccctgctctctccccacaAAACTTCCTTAAACTACAGCAAATAACTAAAGAGCTTCCAACTAATCTACACCCTTCCTTCTAAGTCACTTCTTCGTACTGATGCACGAACATTccctggggaaaagaaaaaggaaaaaaaaaaaccttagctCTTTCATGATCCTAGGCTGGAGGGTCGGGGGAGAAAGCCCAAGTTCCTTAAAGAATAGAAAGTCTTCTAGAAAGCCAGCTACCTCCAGCCTGCTCCCCAGCCCCGCTGCACTCTCTGGGGGCTCTCCATCCACACCCAGCACACAGCCCACATGGAAGGCCCAAGGGTGCCCTCTGCTTGAAGTGACACCTTCTCTACCAGCGCTGGtatcccctctcctcctctttttaaaatacaagCCATCACCAAGAAAAACCTTCCTCGAGACTCACCCCAGGCTCTGACTGCGTGGTGTACGTACCTCTCCTAGAGCATGGATCACTCTGTACTGTAATTATGTCTGTGTCCAGCTCCCTCACTAGAGAGTGAGGTCCTTGAGGGAGGGCGGTGTCTGATTCATCTCTGTATCCCTAGTGCCTAGCACAGAAGGAATGCAGAAAGGCCATCTCCAGATCAAGAGGGAATGAACCCA
Coding sequences within:
- the PPCS gene encoding phosphopantothenate--cysteine ligase isoform X2 gives rise to the protein MKMVPKMLSPLVKDWAPKAFVISFKLETDPSIVIDRARNALDVYRHQVVVANILESRRSFVVIVTKDSETKLILSEEEEEKGVEIEEKIVNDLKSRHTAFMCDKN